In Myxococcales bacterium, the DNA window GCGGTTGGCCCACGCGGCGGTCGAGCCGAGCAGCATCGCTCCGAGACAGAACGCCGCGACCACGATGAAGGGCCCGTACTTTGCGAACGCCCCCGCGTGCATGCGTGAAATGGCAAACACCCGGAACGTCGTCGACCACACGAGGCCACCACCGGCGAGCGCAGCGAAGGCCAGCCGCGCAGCGAGCGCCAGGCGGGTACTGCGGGCGGCCAGGCGCAGGTGGATCTCCCGCTCGAGCGCCAAGCCCATGTGAATGACACACCCAAAGAGCGCGCCGGCCGCGACGTAGAGGCCGAAAACCGCGACGACCTGCCCGAGCTTCGGGTCGCGCTCCCCGGCGAAGCGCCACCACGAATCGACAGCGGCAACGACTGTGCCGGTGAGGACCGCCGCACTCGCGGTGTCGAGCAATGGGACCACGGCGGCGTGGGCAGCCCGGGTGGCTCGAGCGGTGATGCCCGAGCCGGCGTGAGAGGTCGAGCTCCACCTGCCGCCGAGCCGGCGGAGGTTTGCCACCAGCGCGGAGGCGCGGGGGGCCGGGAGCGATTCACGCCGATCGGTCATGTTCGGGTCGGGGCCGAAGCCGAGGCCGAGGATATGCCCGCACGCGGCGCAGTGCCATCGTCGGGTTCAGCGCAGCCCCGTCGCGACCCTCAGATCTCTTCTTCCGCGAACTCGTCGCTCTCGGGGATCTCGTCGACACCCTTGCCACCGCGCACGGGGATGGCCCGCGCGAGCGCGACCTTCTCCAGAGCCACCGCGAGGCCGTCCCTGTCGCTCACCTCGGGCAGGAACGCCTGGCTGCCGTCCCAGAGGTCGATCACGATACTGCGCGGCTGATCCAGGATGAAGCGGTCGATCTGGGGCCAACGATAGCGACGGATGCGGGGCCAGCCGAGCGTCACGTCTCGGTACTCGATTCCGTCGGGGCGGATGCGCACCCCGCGCATGCTCGCCCGCATGAGGACCGACAGCGCCGAGAGCGCGATCAGCGTGGCGAAGGTGCGCGAGCTGATCAGACGGCGGGGATCCTGCTCGACGATCCAGATGTGCAGATTGGTGTTGGTCGGACCCACGTGGGCCGCAACGACCACGCCGATCACGACCAGAGCCACGCTCAGGTAGATGACGGCAGGCAACATGAGCACGAACGGCGGAGCAAAGGACGTCTCCGCCGGTCGGTACGTCATGTCGAACCCAGGAGGACGCGACGGCCGAGCCACTGAGCATGAAACGTAGCGGCCTTGGGTTTCCTTGGAAAGCCGGTCGTCCCTTGCGTCAGCCCAGGCTTTTGGCTAGCTCAGAACACGCTCGAACGAAGCACGAGAGGCCAAGCATGAAGATCTTCATCGACAGCGGAGACATCGGCGAAATCAAAGAAGCCGCAGCAATGGGCGCCGTCGACGGCGTCACCACCAACCCTTCCCTGCTCTCGAAGGGCGGACTGCCCATCAAAAAGGCGATCGCGGCCATCTGTGAGGTCGTCGACGGCCCGATCTCCGCGGAGGTCCTGGCCACGGAGACCGCGCAGATCCTGGCCGAGGGCCGGGAGCTGGCGAAAATTCACAAAAACGTCGTCGTGAAGGTGCCCCTCATCCTCGACGGGCTGAAGGCTGTGCGGGTGTTCACGGCGGAAGGCATCAAGACCAACGTGACCCTGTGTTTTTCCGCGACGCAGGCGCTGCTCGCGGCGAAGGCCGGCGCCACGTACATCTCACCCTTCGTTGGGCGGCTCGACGACCTGGCCGAAGACGGCATGGATCTCATTCAGCAGATCGTCACCATTTACGACAACTACGACTTCGACACCGAGGTCCTCGTCGCCAGTGTTCGGCATCCGATCCACGTCGTGCAAGCCGCGCTGATGGGTGCCCACGTGTGCACCATCCCCTTCAAGGTGATCACTCAGCTCGCCAAACACCCGATGACGGATCAGGGCCTCGCCAAGTTCCTCGAGGACGCCAAGAAGATCCCGCGCGAGTGAAGCCGTGCCAGCTTTCGTTCGAAAGAGCGCTCGGCGCGCACCCGCGCTCGACGTGAAGCGCGTGCGCGCCGTCGCCACACTCATGCTCGGCGAGCTCGGCATCGCCGACGCGGAGCTGAGTGTGCTGCTCACGGACGACGCGCACATTCACCAGCTCAACCGCGAGTGGCGCCAGCAAGACAAACCCACTGACGTGCTGGCGTTCCCAATCGACGAGCGCGCCGGACGCGCGGCCCACGAAGCCTCGACCGGCGGACGCGACGTCGTGCTCGGAGACGTCGTGATTTCGTTGGACACGGCCGCACGACAAGCGCGCTCTCGAAAGCGGGAGCTGTTCGAGGAAGTGCGCTTCTTGCTCGCCCACGGGCTGCTGCACCTGATCGGTTTCGACCACGCCGCCCCGGAGGAAAAGCGAGCGATGGTAGCGCTCACGCGGCGCCTGGTGCGGCGAGTGAGCGCACCCGAACTTCGGCCGACACACGCTCGGGTGAGCACTCGGGGCACGAAGCGCGTGGGCCGTCGACCCCCAAAAACCCGGCGCGGCTAGGCTCCGCAACCTCAGCTCTCTTCCGCCGCGCGGGCCTCGATCCTGCTGGCTTTTTCGGCCGGACGACCGTGATCGAGCCCGGAGGCCGGAAAAAAAGCGCGTTTTTGTGTCTCGTGTGATCGAATTTCGCTTGAACGGCGTAAATTCCCTTGTTACCTGTCGCGTGCCTTGGACGGCTCTCACGGTGATCAAAAAGTCACGGGGTGGCCCAGAGGGCGGGACGCGGCGAAAAGCGTAGGTTTCATTAGGAGGCAGAAATGGCTGGCAAGAGGCTGACGAAGGCGCAGGTGGTTGGTGAGGTCGCGAATGTGACCGAGCTCGACAAGAAGAGTGTGAACCGTGTGTTCGAGGCGCTGCAGGAGATCATCCGCAAGCAGCTCTCGGCTCGCGGACCCGGAGAGTTCGTGGTTCCGGGCCTGGTTAAGCTCCGCGTGGTGAAGAAGCCCGCGACGAAAGAGCGCCAGGGCATCAACCCGTTCACCAAGGAGCCGATCACGATCCCGGCGAAGCCGGCGAGCAAGAAAGTTCGCGCGACCGCCCTCAAGGCGCTCAAGGATCTGGTTCAGTGATCGTCTGAGTTCGACGCTCGCGTGAGCGAGCTTCGAGCACGCGAACTGTCCCCGGCTCTCCACCGAGAGTCGGGGACAAGTCGTTTGTGGGTCACAAAACTCCGGCGCTCACTTCACGGTGACTTGTTGCTCACCGGAAGCGTGTTTCTGGCCGTTCGTGTCGACGAGCACCTTCACCGTGTAGTTCCCAGGTGCGAGGCGGACCGAGGTCGTCACGGTCGAGCTGCACATACAGCGGCAGGGAGTTCCGGACAGCACCTCGTTGAGAGTGACGACGTTGCCCTCGACCTTGGAGTCGATCTTCGATTTGAGGCAGCAGGCGTGGGAGAGCTCGTGCACCACCTGCACTCCACCGCTGACCGGAGCCACCGCCAACTCGGGTTTCTGCGCGGCCATCCCGCGCGAGCGCGGAGCCTGTTCGGTGCCGCCGGGGCTCGCCAGACAGCCGGCGACCTTGCTGCTCGAGGCGTTGAGGGCGCCCGGCAGCTCCGAAGAACCCTCGGTCGCAGCCTGGGGAGCCTCGCTGTTGGGTTCCGAAGCCGTGCCCTCGGCGGGGGCGGTCGGCGCTGGCGCACCGGTCGAGGCGGGAGCCGGATCGGGTGCGCCATCGTGCGCCGTCGGCGCCGGAGCGCGGGTGCAACCGATCACGAGAACCAGAGGAGCGAGCCACGCACACTTCATACGCTGCTCAATACCACGACCCATGGGCGCGGACCGAGGGCGCAGCGGCCCGGGGCGCGCTCAGGCGGAGGCGCCCCCAAGATGATTCGCGACGTGCATCGCGTGGAGCTGTTCGTACTCCGCGCGGCTGCAGGCTCCATAAGCCAGGTGGTCTTGCAGCTCCCCGGAGAAGGCATCGAACTTCGCCATCGCTTCGAGCAGGCGGGCTCGCGCGTCGGGCACCGGGAGGGCTGGGTCGAGCGCGGGGGCGCCCGGCACGGCGGCCCCGAGGTCGTGCCTCATGCGACCGGCGCTCAGGAACTTCGCCTTCGCCAGCCGGCCAAGGGTCGCTCGGAAGAATCCCGAGCGCAGCTCCGGATACCCGCTCAGCGAATACTCGATGCTCTGCGCACAGTGTTGCAGCACCTCGGAGTAGCTCCAGGCACCCGGCAGCGACGGCGTTTCCCCGAGCTGCTCGAGCAGCGCGCGGACTTCTCGGAAGGATCGGGTCGACACCGAAGGCACTATAGCCCGGCGCTCACTCCGGCGGGTAAGCTGCGCGTTCGGAGCATGGCGGGCAGGACGATTGCGATCGGAGACATCCACGGCGAGCTGAATCAGCTGCGCACGCTGATGGCCAAGCTGCCCAGACTCGACAAACAAGACACGCTCGTCTTTTTGGGCGATTACATCGACCGCGGACCCCACTCGAAGCAGGTCGTCGAGTACGTGCGTTACCTGCCGCGCATGCTGAGCGCGAAGATCGTGGCATTGCGAGGCAACCACGAGGACGCCTGGCTCAGGGTGCGCAAACACCGCTGGCCGGAGTTCGTGCGACCGCCTCACCATGGCTGCCTGCCCGCGTACCGCTCGTTCATCAACGCTCCCTTGGCGATGCACAACCAGGAGCCCATCGACGCGGAGCGGGATGCCTTCGAGAGTGGTCGCTTCTTTCCGCGGCGCATCGTCGAGTGGCTGGAGAACCTGCCGTACTGGTACGAGGATGAGCACGCGATCTACGTTCACGCGGGACTTCCCCGCGCGCCCCATGGGGGTTTCGCACACCCGAGTGAGCTGCCACATCCGCCGGTGCAGCTGCTCTGGCTCAGGGACGAAGACTTCTTCCGCAACTACCGCGGCAAGCGCGTGGTGGTCGGCCACACCAACACCGAGCTATTGCCGCCGGAGCTGTCTGCCTTCACGCCGGACGACCCCAAGGATCTCTGGTCGTACGAGAACGTCGTCGGCATCGACACGGGCTGCGGGCGCGGCGGGTTTCTGACGGCCGTCGAGCTGCCCTCGATGACCGTCCACGAATCACGCTGAGGCGCTGGCGTTCAACCGAAGCATCGAGCGCGCATGGAGCCTGTCAGCACGGAGGCAACGCTCGACGAGACGCTTCGGTCAGCCGCCGAGCTCGATCTGGCTCGGGCCCTCATTCTTCAAAACGCCAGGACTGCCAGGCGCTGGGACGTGCTCGGCGCCCACCGCACCGCCAAGAACGAACGTCGGCTCCGCGTGCTCGGACTCTCGCTCACCCTCGTCGGAGGGGCGCTTTCGCTGCTGCTGGCGCTGAGCTCGTCTCTGCGTCTCGGACAGCCGGCGCCAAGTCACTTGGCGCTGCTCGTCACGTTCGCCGTGTTGAGCATCGTGTTCTGGCGGCTGCCGCGCTTGCGCGCCGCAGGCGTGCGCCGCCTCGACGCGGTTCTGCGGGGTCGCGCCCGGCGAATCCTGGCCCGAGCTCGACCGGATGATCGCCTGCGTTATACCCTGAGCGATCATTCTCTGCGCTGCGAGAGCGTGGCGACTGAGACCCCAAAGCTGCGCTACGAACGCTCGACGTCACAGCTCCGCTACGCGCTGGCCGGCGAAACAAGCCTCATCCTGTTCGCCAGCAAGCAGTCGCAGAATCCGACGTCCGTGGTCCTGTGCAGCGCGTCCGAGCTCCAGCGCGCGCTCATCGCGCTCGGCGTCGAGCTCGAGCACTTGTCGAAGGACCTGCTCCCGCCGAGCACGCTGGAGCGCCCCTGGTGACGTGCAGCGTGTCTGACGGGCCCGGCCTCGCGGCTATCGCAGCATCGAGTCCGCAGCCGTTCGCTCGACGGGTCACGCGGAGCGCGCGGGCGGGGCGACCTTGCGCCGCCGGCGATACCAGCTGCTCGCCGAGACCCCACCAAACACGAGCCACAGGGGCAGGTCGCCAAACCGCACGAACGGCGTGGGTCCAGCCTCGCTGAGGGCGGGTGAGACGAACATGACACTCTCGGCGTCGGCAGAGCCCCGCTCGCGCACTGCACCGGTGGCGTCGATCCATGCCGGCACACCCAAGTTCACCGCCCGCACGAGGTCGCGGCGTGACTCGATGGCTCGCAGCACCGAGAGTCGAAGGTGAAGCTCCGGCTCCGCAGTGGGACCAAACCAGGCGTCATTCGTGACGTTCACCAGCAGATTTGGCCCAGCTTGCGCGACCTTGCGCCCCACCGCCGGCAGCGTGTCTTCGTAACAGTTCAAGACACCGATGCGTGCCGGCCCGCTCGTCAAGAGCACGACGTCCTTTCCCGGCACGAGCCCACCGGCGCGCGAGAACAGCTTGCGCAGAAACGGCAGGTGTTCTCCGAGCGGAACGGTCTCACCGAACCACAAGAGCTCCATCTTGGCCTGCGGCAGCTGGATGGTGCCGTCTGGGCTGACGACCGTGGTCGCGTTGTGTCCGGCTTCCCCGCCGGGTGCGTTGGTGATCAGGCCGAACAACACAGGGCCGTGGAGGTCGCGACCGAGAATTGCCCGCCGGCCACGCTGCATGCGGCCGGGAGCGTGATCGAGCACGAACGGATACGCGGCCTCGGGCCAGAGTGTCAGCACGGCGCCGCCGCGCTCGGACTCGCGGGTCAGGCGACGCAGCCGGCTGAGGATCAGCTCTCGGGCACCTTCTTCCCAGCGCAAGCGTGCCCCCACCGCCGCCTGCACGACGCCGAGTTTCAGCGTGGGGCGGAGCGCGTGTTCGGCGCGCACGCTCCGGATGCGAACCATGCCGTAGGCGAGCATCAGCCCGAACAGGGCCGCGCCCAGTACTGGCGAGACCCACAGCCGGCGAGGTCTGGCACGTTCCGGGTACAGCCAATGTTCGAGGGGCGACACGAACAACACGACGGCGACTCCGAGCAAGACCGAGACGCCCTTTTCACCCACCAGCTCTGCGACCTGAACCAGCGTCGTCCAGGGCGACAAGAGCCCGCCGGGGGTCCACGCGATCACGAACACCAGGCTCACCGCGACGAACACCCCGAGGCCGAATCCGAGCCGTGCGTCGAGCTCCGTCTCGTGTTCGACGTAACGCGCAAGCCCCATCCCGAGCGCCCAGGTGCCCGATTGGATGATGGCCAGAAGCACCAGGGCGACGACACCGAGAAAGAACCCGAGGTTGGTGAAGGTGACGATCACTCCGGGCACGAAGCGAAGCCCGACGAGCCCGGCGCTGGTCGCCCAGAGCGCCGCCATGAATGCCGCAGCGCGCGGGCGTTCCACACCACGAGTCGAGAGGAACAGACCCGCGAGTCCGACCAGCACTGCCGCGTAGAAATTGGTCGGTGGCGCCGAGAGCGCGAAGACGACGCCGCCCAGCACGGCGCACGCGGGCGGAATGAATCGCCGCGGAGACTTGGCGTCGCTCATGCGGGTTCTCAAGCTAACACGCCGTCAGCCCGGAGATTCCGCGCGCTAGAGCGCCGAACAGGTTGAACGTGGTTTGTTTTCCGGGACTTGCAAGGTGTTCGGCGCTCGCGCGCGGAGCGCGCACGGCCGAGGGCCGGGGGTTTGGGGCGCAGCCCCAACGTAAAGGTCCTAGAACACGAGCAGCGCAAGCTGATCGGTGTTCTAGGCCCGGACGCGACGAACGCGTGTCCCGGCAGTGGCTAGTCAGGGAGTGCTGGACGACTTCGGCGGAGGAGCTGCCCAGGCTCTTCGTGACCTGCTGCTCGAGTGCGACGTGCCGGCGTGGACGCCCCGCGACGCGCGGGAATGGTGGCGCGAGCACGGCACGAGCATCGCGACAAGCGGCACGCGGGTGAATCCCCAGGCGATGGCTGCTCTGGACGTGGACTTCGCGGGGCGGGGCTCCCGAGGAGCGTAGCTTCACGCGACACGGCCCCCCACGCTCAGCGACGGCTCACCGCCTCCAGCGTCCCAACGTGTTCGTAGGTCCCGAACTCCTGCTGTCCCCGGAACAGGAGCACCCGATAGACACCGTCGGCCGGGAAATCACAGTGCGCCTTGACGCGCGCCCGCGGGTTTGGCTCGTGAGCGCGAATGTAACGAGCGGCGGCTTCGAGGCTCGTCTCTTCGGCAGCGGGGATGTCCCGCACGACAAGGTGCAGCTCGACCGGGGCAGGCCAGCCCGGTGACACCGCTTCGGGTTGCTTCGGCGTCGGAACGCCCTCCCCGTCGGGGCCGCTCGATGGCACTGGCGACACCGCGTGGGTTCCAACCGGTGCGGGCTCGCTCGTGCTGCTGCCCGGAGCACCCGGCTTCGGCGTACCATCCGGGTTCGCGTCGGCGTCGTCCGCCAGCTTGGCGAACTGGTTCTCGTGGGTCATGCGGTGCAACGCCAAGAGTTGCTCGCGCTCGATCCGTACAATTCGGGACGGCGCAGAACCGCAACTACATCTGGCACAGCATCGTCGGCGTCCTCAAGAATCCCAGCTCGACGAACGGCGCCTACGAGCCGACCGAGCCCATCGTCGCCTCTTTGACGAAATGCTCGACTGCTGTCAACTCGGGCATGGGTTACCAGGCCCTCAGCATCCTGACGGGAGGTCTGCGTTTCCCGGTATGCGAGGGAACTGGCTTTGATGCGGTGTTCCAGAAGATCGCCGACGGCGTGGTCAAAGGAGCGAAGCTAGCGTGCGAGTTCCCCATGCCCGAGCCGCCCGTCGGCAAGGAGCTGGACTCGAAGACGATTCAAATCGAGTACACGCCCAGCAGCGGCGGCGGGACAATCAAGTTCGATCAGGTGGACAACGCAGCTGCCTGCAAGCCGGGCGCCTTCTACATCGTCGCGGGTTCGGACGCGGGCGGGGACGCCGGCAAGGGCGAAATCATACTCTGCCCGGACACCTGCAAGACGGTCCAGGGTGACGGCAAGGCCGACATCGAGATCCTCGCGCTGTGCAAGAGCGGCGGCCCGATTTGACTTGAAGTAGTCGCGTCAGCGTCGCTCCAATCGGCAACGTTCCACGGGCATCGACCGGCCGACGCTGGCCGCCGTGCCAGTTGTCACGTAACCTTGGGTCGTCCATGTGTCACCCACACACGGCGCCGAGGTGTGTTTGAGCGCCAAGGCGAGACGCGACGCCGAGACTCTACCCGCGGTGCCGAGGAGCGGCAGCGTGCGACCGCCAGAGAGCGGGCTCCTCGACGCACTGACCGGCGACTACCTCTCGCGTTATCAGGCCTCCGGCGAGACCAGCGTCGGCGGCATGGGGACCCTCACCCACCTGCACGACATCTGGCTCGACCGACGCGTCGTCGCCAAGGCGATCCGCTCGGATCACCGCCACTCTGACCGAGTTCGTCAGCGCTTCTTGCGCGAAGCCCGGGTGCAGGGCGCGCTGCAACACCCAGGCATCGTGCCCGTGTTCGACATCGGAGTCTCCCCGACCGGGGACGCCTATTTCACCATGCGGCGGGTCAGCGGCCTGACCTTGGCGCAGGTGTTCGATCGCTTGCGCGACAGCGACCCCGAGATGAACGAACGCTTCTCACCTCGACGCTTGGTTGGCGCGCTGAGCCAGGTCTGTCAGATCCTGCACTATGCCCACTGCCACGGCGTCATTCACCGTGACCTGAAGCCAGCAAACATCATGCTGGGCGACTTTGGTGAGGTCTACGTCCTCGACTGGGGAATTGCCAAGGTCGGCGCCGAGCCAGACCTCTTGCCCGACGAGGACTCGAGTCCGCACAACACCTCGGGAGTGCGCGGGACTCGCTTGACACACGACGGCTCGGTGCTCGGCACTCCGGAGTACATGCCACCCGAGCAGAAGACGCGCGCCGAGGCGGTCGACGCCCGCGCGGACGTGTTCGCGCTCGGCGCCATGCTGTTCGAAGCGCTGACGCTCGAGGCGCTGCGGCAGGGGGGTGACGTGGCACAAGCCCTGGCGCAGGTCGACGAAGACCCGCGCGTGCGAGAGCGCCTCGAACGGGTCGAGGAGCTCGACCCCGAGGTCGTGGACATTTGTGTCGCCGCCATGGAGCTGGACCCGGAAAGCCGCCTGCCGGGGGCCGACGCCCTGTATCGCGCGCTGGAGGCGTACCTGGACGGCGCCCAAGACTACGAGCGGCGACGCACCGAAGCCGCTCGCCTGGTCACCAAGGCTCGGACCGCGCTCGATGCGGTCGCGGACAAACCCGGGGAGCGAGACCAGGCTCGCGCCGCAGCGCTTGCCGATCTGGGTCGCGCCCTGACGCTAGACCCGGAGTGCGCGCCGGCGCTCGAGGTGGCGATGGACATCGTCCTGGCCGAGCCGGAGACGCTGCCCAGCGGCGCACGCGAGGAGCTCGACCGGGCGCTTCGAACGCAGGCTCACGGCACGGCTCGAGCTGCAGCGGGACTCGGGGCAATCTGGATCGCGCTGGTTGGATTGGCGACCCTGATGGGTGTGCGCGACTGGATGCCATTCGCGCTGATCAGCGCCTGCATCGCGACGCTGATCGGTTACAACGCCAGCGTCGCGATAACCGGCAAACACCAGCGTTTCATGCGCGGTGTCGTGATCGTTGCGACGTTCACTGCGGTGGCGACTGCCGGCGCGTTCGCCGGTCCATTCGTGGTCGTACCCGGCGTGGCGATCTTGGCGGGCAGCGCTTTCATCTTCGTCTTGAGGGCGGACCGAGCACTGCGCTGGCTCGCCATCGTCAGCAGCGTGGCAGCAGTTGCCATCCCCCCACTGCTTCAGCTCGCCGGTTTGCTCCCCGCTTCGTATGCGTTCGAACGTGGGGTGCTCCGCATCTTGCCCAATGCAGTGGGGTTCCCACCGAACGCAACGCTGGCGCTGATCTGGCTCGCGACCACGGCGGCAGTCGTCTTCTCCGGCTTGGTCGTGAGCTACGCGGTGAAGCGGCTCACCATCACTCAAGACGCCGCGCTACTGCAGGCCTGGAGGCTGCGCCACCTCCTGCCACCCGCGGCCGCGCGCACACTGGCCAGTGCCGCCCGGCGTGTGTCGGTGCCCGAGTCTCGAACGACGCAGGCACCGAGTCAGCGCAAGCCCTGAAGCAATCGCCGCAGCTGGGGCGCCACCGGGCCGGGAGCGCAATGCCCGCGCGTCACGGGCAGCCGGAGGCCGTGCGCAGAAGCTCGATCTCGGCCAACAGGTCCGGGTCTTTCACCAAGGCCTCGATGGCGGCGCCGTTGATGGTCAGGCTCGAGATGTCCTTCGTCGCCTCGAGGAACAGCCATGCGCGTCCCCAGACCGTCAGCGTCGTGCCGCGCCGGCACGCGTCCTCGCTGATGCGTGTACGCGCCAGGGTACTGGGTCCGCGCCATCTTCAGCGCCATCAGCGCGAGGCCGCTGAGCGCGTAGTTTGCGCGACTCCGGCGTACGCAGACCAAACCAGAGCGCCGGCACGTTCATCGCCGGAGCGTCGCGCGCCCACAAAACTGCGCAAGTCAGCCCGGTGAGGCGAATGGGTCGCGTGTTTCGGAGCGACCTCGCGGTCTCCGCGATTTGTCAAAAAACCGCGGCAAACTTTGCGGGCGCGCCGCACACTCCGCCCTTGTTTTCGGCTGCCGCGAGTGGCAATCCGGAGCCATGCGAACGTCCATCATTCTTTGCTCAGGCCTGCTGTGCGCATCAATCGCCTTCCCGGCGGGGGCTCAGGAGGCTGGCGCCTCGGGATCGCTGTCCCTCTCGGGCGCCGAGGGAAGCTCGAGCTCGAGCGGCGGCGGCGACTTCATGAGTCAGTACACGCCCGAAGCGGGCTTGATCGAACTCGGCGGTTTCTTCGGTCTGATCTGGATGAACAAGGAGCACAACCTGCGCGACGTGGGCGACACTCACCGCGAGTTCAAGCGCCCGGCGCTCGAACTCGGGCTTCGCGCCGCGTACTTCCCGCTGAGCTTCTTGGGTGCAGAGGTCGAAGGCGCGCTCGGACCGGGTGCCTCCGCGGGTGACGAGAAGGCGACACTCTGGGCAGCCCGCGGGCACGTCATCGGCCAGCTCCCGGGATCTCGCATCACCCCGTTCGTGCTGGCCGGCTTGGGGCGCCTCGGCGCGTCCACCGACGTCATGGGCAGTGACGGCGATCCGGAAGGGCACGTTGGCATCGGTGCCAAGATGGCCGTGAGCAGCATGCTCGACGTGCGCCTCGACCTGCGCGACAACATGACGGGCAAGAACCCGGAAACGCGCAGCGCGCGCCACGAAATCGCTCACCACCCAGAGGTCTTGTTGGGCCTGACGCTGACGCTCGGGCGCACGGTGAAAGAGGCGCCCGTGGCGGCGCCGGGGGATCGCGACAAGGATGGCTTCCTCGACCCCGACGACAAGTGCCCCGACGTGAAGGGCATCGCACCCGATGGCTGTCCCGACAAGGACCCCGACAAGGACGGCATCCTCGATCCGGACGACCAGTGCCCCGACGTGAAGGGCGTCGCACCCGACGGCTGTCCCGACAAGGATCCGGACAAGGACGGCATCCTCGACCCGGACGACAAGTGCCCCGACGTGAAGGGCATCCCGCCCGATGGGTGTCCCGACAGGGATCCGGACAAGGACGGCATCCTCGACCCGGACGACAAGTGCCCCACCGAGCCCGAGACGAAGAACGGCTTCGAGGACGAGGACGGCTGTCCCGACAAACTCCCCGACGCGGTGCAGAAGTTCTCTGGCGTGATTCAGGGCATCGAGTTCGACGTGAACAAGGCCAAGATCCGCGAGAAGTCCTTCAAGCTACTGGACGAGGCGGTCAAGGTCCTGACCGACTACCCGAAGCTGAAGATCGAAATCAGCGGGCACACCGACACCGACGGAAAACACGACCACAACGTGGACCTGTCCAAGCGTCGCGCTGACTCCGTGAAGGAGTACTTCACGAAGAAGGGCATCACCGAGGACCGCATTCAGACTCGCGGCGCAGGACCCGACGAGCCGATTGCCGACAACAAGACCAAAGCCGGCAAGCAAAAGAACCGCCGCATCGAGTTCAAGCTCATCCAGTGAGCACCGCCCGCGCGCGGAGCGACCGTACCCATCCGGTACACTTGGCGATCGCTCCGCGCATCTCGTGCACGCGAGCTCGGCGCAGACGAATGATCTGCAGCTGAGGCCAGCGCCCTGGGAGGCGCGTATTTTCTGGTTCTCCAGAGAGGTCGCGGTTGGGGCCGCAATGCGCCGACTGGCCTGGCAGTTGCACTGCCAAGGCGGGGGTCTACGGAGTGGGAGTGCGCGAGGGGCAGACCGAACAAGAGCACACGGCGCCGGAGCTCGACGTCTCCGCCGACATCCCCGTCTCGGCCACCCGCGACAGCCAGCGTCTGATGGAGCTCGAAGCGCGAGTGCGCGAGCTCACCCAAGCCCTCAGCGCGCTCGACGGACGCGTGCTCGGGCTCGAGGAGGCCAAGGTCCCCGTCAGCCTGAGCGCCGCCGCAAACGCCGAAGCCGCGGCGTCGGAAATCGAGCCTGAGGACGAGCCTTCCGAGCTCTCCCAGCCTGCGCAGCCGGAGCTGCGCGCCGGCGAGCTCTTGCCCCAGATCGCCAGCATCGGTGGACGCACGCTGTTGATCCTCGGCGGTGGGTACCTGCTTCGGGATCTGACCGAGCGTGGCACGCTCGGGCACGCATTGGGGACCGTGGCCGGACTCGCGTACGCGACGATTTGGCTGGTTCTGTCTGACCAACGCGCCAGGAAAGGTCCGT includes these proteins:
- a CDS encoding serine/threonine protein phosphatase, whose translation is MAGRTIAIGDIHGELNQLRTLMAKLPRLDKQDTLVFLGDYIDRGPHSKQVVEYVRYLPRMLSAKIVALRGNHEDAWLRVRKHRWPEFVRPPHHGCLPAYRSFINAPLAMHNQEPIDAERDAFESGRFFPRRIVEWLENLPYWYEDEHAIYVHAGLPRAPHGGFAHPSELPHPPVQLLWLRDEDFFRNYRGKRVVVGHTNTELLPPELSAFTPDDPKDLWSYENVVGIDTGCGRGGFLTAVELPSMTVHESR
- the lnt gene encoding apolipoprotein N-acyltransferase; amino-acid sequence: MSDAKSPRRFIPPACAVLGGVVFALSAPPTNFYAAVLVGLAGLFLSTRGVERPRAAAFMAALWATSAGLVGLRFVPGVIVTFTNLGFFLGVVALVLLAIIQSGTWALGMGLARYVEHETELDARLGFGLGVFVAVSLVFVIAWTPGGLLSPWTTLVQVAELVGEKGVSVLLGVAVVLFVSPLEHWLYPERARPRRLWVSPVLGAALFGLMLAYGMVRIRSVRAEHALRPTLKLGVVQAAVGARLRWEEGARELILSRLRRLTRESERGGAVLTLWPEAAYPFVLDHAPGRMQRGRRAILGRDLHGPVLFGLITNAPGGEAGHNATTVVSPDGTIQLPQAKMELLWFGETVPLGEHLPFLRKLFSRAGGLVPGKDVVLLTSGPARIGVLNCYEDTLPAVGRKVAQAGPNLLVNVTNDAWFGPTAEPELHLRLSVLRAIESRRDLVRAVNLGVPAWIDATGAVRERGSADAESVMFVSPALSEAGPTPFVRFGDLPLWLVFGGVSASSWYRRRRKVAPPARSA
- a CDS encoding HU family DNA-binding protein, which codes for MAGKRLTKAQVVGEVANVTELDKKSVNRVFEALQEIIRKQLSARGPGEFVVPGLVKLRVVKKPATKERQGINPFTKEPITIPAKPASKKVRATALKALKDLVQ
- a CDS encoding protein kinase encodes the protein MRPPESGLLDALTGDYLSRYQASGETSVGGMGTLTHLHDIWLDRRVVAKAIRSDHRHSDRVRQRFLREARVQGALQHPGIVPVFDIGVSPTGDAYFTMRRVSGLTLAQVFDRLRDSDPEMNERFSPRRLVGALSQVCQILHYAHCHGVIHRDLKPANIMLGDFGEVYVLDWGIAKVGAEPDLLPDEDSSPHNTSGVRGTRLTHDGSVLGTPEYMPPEQKTRAEAVDARADVFALGAMLFEALTLEALRQGGDVAQALAQVDEDPRVRERLERVEELDPEVVDICVAAMELDPESRLPGADALYRALEAYLDGAQDYERRRTEAARLVTKARTALDAVADKPGERDQARAAALADLGRALTLDPECAPALEVAMDIVLAEPETLPSGAREELDRALRTQAHGTARAAAGLGAIWIALVGLATLMGVRDWMPFALISACIATLIGYNASVAITGKHQRFMRGVVIVATFTAVATAGAFAGPFVVVPGVAILAGSAFIFVLRADRALRWLAIVSSVAAVAIPPLLQLAGLLPASYAFERGVLRILPNAVGFPPNATLALIWLATTAAVVFSGLVVSYAVKRLTITQDAALLQAWRLRHLLPPAAARTLASAARRVSVPESRTTQAPSQRKP
- a CDS encoding DUF1569 domain-containing protein yields the protein MSTRSFREVRALLEQLGETPSLPGAWSYSEVLQHCAQSIEYSLSGYPELRSGFFRATLGRLAKAKFLSAGRMRHDLGAAVPGAPALDPALPVPDARARLLEAMAKFDAFSGELQDHLAYGACSRAEYEQLHAMHVANHLGGASA
- the fsa gene encoding fructose-6-phosphate aldolase; its protein translation is MKIFIDSGDIGEIKEAAAMGAVDGVTTNPSLLSKGGLPIKKAIAAICEVVDGPISAEVLATETAQILAEGRELAKIHKNVVVKVPLILDGLKAVRVFTAEGIKTNVTLCFSATQALLAAKAGATYISPFVGRLDDLAEDGMDLIQQIVTIYDNYDFDTEVLVASVRHPIHVVQAALMGAHVCTIPFKVITQLAKHPMTDQGLAKFLEDAKKIPRE
- the ybeY gene encoding rRNA maturation RNase YbeY, which translates into the protein MLGELGIADAELSVLLTDDAHIHQLNREWRQQDKPTDVLAFPIDERAGRAAHEASTGGRDVVLGDVVISLDTAARQARSRKRELFEEVRFLLAHGLLHLIGFDHAAPEEKRAMVALTRRLVRRVSAPELRPTHARVSTRGTKRVGRRPPKTRRG